TCGCGGGCGAACCCCGCCGGCCCGGACACCCGGGCCGGCAGGGAACGCGCGATCTCGGACGGCCCGAGCCAGCCGAGCCGGCGGGCCGCCGCGGGGGCCGCGTCCGGCCCCCACAGATGCGAGTTGCGGGACACGAGGGCCCCCGGCACCCCGTCGGAGACGAGACGGTCCAGGACCGTCTCGCCCTCGTCGACGACGGCGCCGCGGATGGTGACCGAGATCCCCCCGGCGGTCACCACCGACGTCACGCGCCGGACCTCTTGCTCTCCAGCTCGCCGCTGATGGAGCCGAGCAACTCCTTCCAGGACGCCTCGAACTTCTCGACGCCCTCCTCCTCGAGCACCCGCACGACGTCGTCGTAGTCCACGCCGGCGTCCTTCAGCGCCGCCATGTGCGCGCGGGCGTCGTCGTAGGTGCCGCGAACCGTGTCACCGCGTACCTGACCGTGGTCGGCCTCGGCCACCAGCGTGGCCTCCGGCATCGTGTTCACGGTGCCCGGAGCCACCAGCTCGTCCACGTACAGCGTGTCGTTGAGGTCGGGGTCCTTCACCCCGGTCGACGCCCACAGCGGACGCTGGGGACGCGCGCCCGCGTTCTTCAGCGACGTCCACCGTTCGGTGCCGAACTTTTCCTCGTACAGCGCGTACGCGAGCCGCGCGTTGGCCAGGCCCGCCTTCGAACGCAGCGCCTTCGCCCCGTCCGAGCCGATCTTGTCGAGCCGCTTGTCGATCTCGGTGTCGACCCGGCTGACGAAGAACGACGCCACCGACGCGATCTTCGTCAGGTCACGGCCGTTCTCCCGCGCCTGCTCCAGGCCCGCGAGGAACGCGTCGATCACCTTGCCGTAGCGCTCCAGCGAGAAGATCAGCGTCACGTTCACGCTGATGCCCTCGGCCAGCGCCGCGGTGATCGCGGGCAGGCCCGCCTCGGTCGCCGGGATCTTGATGAACAGGTTCGGCCGGTCCACCGTCCACCACAGCGCCCGCGCCTCGGCGATCGTCCGCTCGGTGTCGCGCGCCAGCCGCGGGTCGACCTCGAGCGACACGCGCCCGTCGAGCCCGTCCGTCCGGTCGTACACCGGGCGCAGCACGTCGCACCCCCACCGGATGTCGTAGGTGGTGATCGCGTGCGCCGCCTCGTCGACGCCCACGCCGCGCAGGGCCAGGTCACGGACCTGCGCGTCGTAGGCGTCGCCCTTGCTCAGCGCCTTGGCGAAGATCGTCGGGTTGGAGGTGACGCCGACGACGTGGCTCTCCTTCACCAGGTCCTCGAGGTTCCCGGTGCGCAGCCGTTCCCGGCTGATGTCGTCGAGCCAGATCGACACGCCCTCGTCGGAGAGCTGCTTCAGAATCTCACTCATCGCTTCGCTTTCTCCCTCGTCATCGAGTTCCGCGAGGCCGGGGGGTCAGTTGCCGGTGGTCTCGCCGCGCCCCGCGTGCTTGACGTTCGCCTTGATCAGGCTGGCCTCCGCGGCCGCGACGACCCGGTCGGCGGTGATGCCGAACTGCCGGTACAGCGTCTTGTAGTCCGCGGACGCGCCGAAGTGCTCCAGGCTCACCGACTCGCCCGCGTCGCCGATGTAGGCGCGCCAGCCCAGCGAGATCCCGGCCTCCACCGACACGCGGGCCCGCACCCCCGGGGGCAGCACCTGCTGCTTGTAGGCGTCGGACTGCGCATCGAACCACTCCACGCACGGCATCGACACGACCCGGGCCGGGGTGCCCTTGGCCTGCAGCGCCTCGCGCGCCTCCAGCGCCAGCGACACCTCGCTGCCGGTCGCGATGATGATCACGTCGGGCCGGCCGTCGGTCGCGTCCGCCAGCACGTAACCGCCCTTGGCGGTGCAGTCGGCCGTGGCCAGCTCGCCGCCGCGGTCCAGCGTCACCAGCTTCTGCCGGGTCAGCGCCAGCCCCGCCGGACGGTCGTTCTGCTCCAGGATCGTGCGCCACGCGACGGCCGTCTCGGCCGCGTCCGCCGGGCGGACGACGTCCAGCCCCGGGATCGCCCGCAGCGCCCACAGGTGCTCGACGGGCTGGTGGGTCGGGCCGTCCTCGCCCAGGCCGATCGAGTCGTGCGTCCACACGAACGTCACCGGCAGCTTCATCAGCGCCGCCAGCCGCACCGCCGGGCGCATGTAGTCGCTGAACACCAGGAACGTCCCGCCGTAGGGGCGGGTGCCGCCGTGCAGCGCGATCCCGTTGCAGATCGCGCCCATCGCGTGCTCGCGCACGCCGAAGTGCAGCGTCCGCCCGTACGGGCCGCCCGGGAACTCCTTCGTCTGGAACTCCTCGGGGATGAAGGACGGCTCGCCCTTCATCGTCGTGTTGTTGCTCTCGGCCAGGTCGGCCGAACCGCCCCACAGCTCCGGCAGCACCGGCGCCAGCGCGGCCAGCACCTCGCCGGACGCGGCGCGCGTCGCGATCTCCTTGCCCGCCGGGAACGTCGGCAGCGCCTTCTCCCAGCCGGGCGGCAGCGCGCGCTCGGAGATCCGGTCGAACTCGGCGGCCCGCTCGGCGTTCGCCTCGCGCCACGCCTGGAACTTCTCGTTCCACCGCGCGTGCGCGTCCCGGCCGCGGTCGGACACGCCGCGGGCGTGCGCGAGGACGTCCTCGGGCACCTGGAAGCTCTCCGCCGGGTCCAGCCCGAGCAGCTTCTTGGTCGCCGCGACCTCCTCGGCGCCCAGCGCCGAGCCGTGCGCCTTGCCGGTGTTCTTCTTGTTCGGCGCCGGCCAGCCGATGATCGTGCGCAGCGCGATGAACGACGGCCGCGACGTCTCGGCCTGCGCGGCGGCGAACGCCGCGGCCAGCTGCTCGACGTTCTCGGCGTAGTCGCCGTTCTCCGTCCAGTCCACCGTGTGGACGTCCCAGCCGTACGCCTCGTAGCGGGCCCGCACGTCCTCCGACAGTGCGATCGCGGTGTCGTCCTCGATCGAGATGTGGTTGTCGTCCCACAGCAGGACCAGGTTGCCGAGCCGCTGGTGGCCCGCGAGCGCGCTCGCCTCGTGGCTGATGCCCTCCTCGATGTCGCCGTCCGAGCAGATCGCCCAGATGGTGTGGTCGAAGGGGGACTCGCCGCCCGGCGCGTCCGGGTCGAACAGCCCGCGCTCGCGGCGCGCCGCCATCGCCATGCCGACCGCGTTCGCGATGCCCTGGCCGAGCGGCCCCGTCGTCGTCTCCACACCGGCGGTGTGCCCGTGCTCGGGGTGCCCCGGCGTCAGGCTGCCCCACTTGCGCAACGACTTCAGCTCGTCCAGCGTCAGCGGGTAGCCCGAAAGGTAGAGCTGGATGTAAAGGGTCAGGCTGGAGTGCCCGCACGACAGGACGAACCGGTCGCGGCCCGCCCAGTCGGGGTCGGTCGGGTCGTGCTCGAGGAACCGCTGGAAGAGCAGGTAGGCGGCCGGGGCCAGGCTCATGGCGGTACCAGGGTGGCCCGAACCGGCCTCCTCGACCGCGTCCATGGCCAGGGCGCGGACCACGTCCACCGCCCGCCGGTCCAGGTCAGACCATTCAAACGTGCTGTTGTCCCTAGTCACGGAACGCCAGGCTCCTCTCGAAACCGCTCTGTGTACATGATCGCGCCGTGCGGCGAATCGACGTGCGCCGAAACGCCGCGCCCCCTCACGGTGGAGCGGTGCGCAGTGGGCAGGACGCCCGGCCGAAGATCACGCCGTGCCCGATTCGAGCCTATCGCGCGGCCGGTCGGCCCACGCGTGACCGCGCGCACGTCCCGTCCTGGTCAAGCATGTAGCCTCGTGCACCTCTTGTCGGGCGGGTCTTCTTCGTCCCACGGCGCCGCACCCGCCACCGGCGGCGTCCACCGGGGTGTTCGCGCGCACGCTCCGGCGGGGGCCGGGCCGCTCCCTGCACCCTTGCCCGATCGGCCCTGCGCTAACCCCCCCGACGGGGTGATCCGGCGGGGGATTCGGGCCCGCCGCGGGCGCCGCCACGGGCAGGCTCCCGAGCTTCCGGCGGACGGGCCGGCGCCGCGGCGACGGGCGCCGACACGCCGGTCACGGTGCGTCAGGCGACCCGGTGCGCGACCCCCGGAGGGGGCCGACTACAGTGAATGCGCGGTTGACAACGAGCGGCCGCCGTATTCGCCAAGCCGAAAGTCGCGCCCAGCCGAGGCCGGCCCGAACACGGGGGCACCGCCGAGTTGGTACGCGATTTCTCATGCCTAGTTGGACGTGGACCCGATTGTGACGGTGCTCAGTAACAAGCGCGGGGTGGAGCTCGACGAGCACATGCCGGTCGCCCCCCCCGAGCCGACGATGGCCGATCCGGTCGCGCGCCGGTCGATCGGCGAGAGCGTGCGCGCCTACGTCGCGCTCACCAAGCCGCGCGTGATCGAGCTGCTCTTGATCACCACGATCCCGGTGATGTTCGTGGCGGCCGGGGGCGTGCCGCCGCTGGGCACGGTGCTGCTGACGCTGGCCTTCGGCACCATGTCCGCCGGGGCCGCCAACGCGATCAACTGCTACATCGACCGGGACATCGACGCCAAGATGCGCCGCACCCGGCGCCGTCCGCTGGCCCGCGCCCAGGTCACCCCCGCCCGCGCCCTGGTGTTCGGGATCACCCTCGCGGTGCTGTCCACGGCAGGGTTCGCGCTCGCCGTCAACCCGCGGGCCGCCGCCGGGTCGCTGTTCGCGATCCTGTTCTACGTCTTCGTGTACTCGCTGCTGCTCAAGCGGCGCACCTCGCAGAACGTCGTGTGGGGCGGCATCGCCGGTTGCATGCCCGTCCTCATCGGCTGGACGGCCGTCACCGACGAGATCACCTGGACGCCGTTCGTCCTGTTCGCCGTCGTGTTCTTCTGGACGCCGCCGCACACCTGGACCCTCGCGATGCGCTACCGCGAGGACTACGCGGTCGCCAACGTCCCGATGCTGCCGGTCGTCAAGGGCGAGCGGCGGGTCATCGTCGAGAGCCTCGTCTACACGTACGCGACCGTGGCGTGCTCGCTGCTGCTGTGGCCCGTCGGCGGGATGACCCCCGTGTACGGGGCGGTCGCCGTCGTGCTCGGCCTGGTGTTCCTCGCCGAAGGGCACCGCCTGCTGAAGGCGGTCCGCGCCGGGATGACGGGCGTCCACCTGCGGCCCATGCGGTTCTTCCACCTGTCGAACGTCTACCTCGCCCTGCTGTTCGTCGCGGTGTCGGTCGACCCGCTCCTGCACTGAGCGGCCCGCGCCCGCGAGCCCGATCGAACACGCGCCGTGACCGTTCCGTCCCGGCATCGTGACTGCGCGCCGGTTACGCTCGCGTCATGGCGCGTGTGGACCCGAAGGCGGTGCTCGAAGGGCGGATACCGGGACGTCCCCCGGTCGGCCTGATCGCGGGGCTCACGGTCTCCGGGCTGTGCGCGGTCGCCGCCCTGGGCGTGGACGTCCTGTCCGGCGAGGGCGGCTTCTGGGTCGGCCTGCTGCTGGCGGTGCTGCCCATCCCGCCGCTGATCGCCCTCGCGCTCGCCCTCGACCGGCTGGAACCCGAGCCGCCGCGCGCGCTCGTCTTCGCGTTCATGTGGGGCGCGGGCGTCGCGGTCCTGGGCGCCCTGGTCCTCAACACGGCCGGGCTGCTGTACGTCACCGTCCCGATCTTCGGGGAGGTCGACGGCCACTTCGTCAGCGCCACGTTCGGCGCGCCCGTCATCGAGGAGACGCTCAAGGGCGCCGTCCTGTTCGGCATGCTGTGGCTGCGCCGCAACGAGATCGACGGGTTCGCCGACGGGCTGATCTACGCCGCGATGGTCGGCCTCGGCTTCGCGATGATGGAGAACATCACCTACTACATGCGGGCCTTCGACGACGGCGGCGCGCAGCAGCTCCAGGCGGTGTTCATCCTGCGCGGCCTCGTCGCGCCGCTCAGCCACCCGCTGTTCACCGCGATGACCGGCCTCGGCGTCGCCTACGCCGCCACGCACCGCCGCGGGCAGTTCCTCGCGCCCGCCGCCGGGCTGCTGGGCGCCATGCTCCTGCACGGCATGTGGAACGGCGCCGCGTCGACGGGCCTCGCCGGGCTCGGCGTCGTCTACGTGCTGGACGCCTGCATCCTCGGCGTCCTGATCGTCATCGTCGCCGTCGAGCGCCGCAGCACCGTCCGCCGCATCGAGACCTACCTGCCGCTGTACGGCGCGACCGGCCTGGTCACCCCGGCGGACGTCCGGATGCTGCGCTCGATCCCCGCGCGCCGCGCCGCCCGCCGCTGGGCCCGCACCGTCGGCGGCCCCGCCGCGGGCCGCGCGATGGTCGACTACCAGCTCGCCGCCACCGAGCTGGCGCTGCTGCACAAGCGCGCCGACCGCGGCGTCGCCGACCCGCAGTGGTTCGCGACCCGCCGCGACTCCCTGCTCGACCTGATGGCGCTGG
The nucleotide sequence above comes from Actinomadura algeriensis. Encoded proteins:
- the tal gene encoding transaldolase — encoded protein: MSEILKQLSDEGVSIWLDDISRERLRTGNLEDLVKESHVVGVTSNPTIFAKALSKGDAYDAQVRDLALRGVGVDEAAHAITTYDIRWGCDVLRPVYDRTDGLDGRVSLEVDPRLARDTERTIAEARALWWTVDRPNLFIKIPATEAGLPAITAALAEGISVNVTLIFSLERYGKVIDAFLAGLEQARENGRDLTKIASVASFFVSRVDTEIDKRLDKIGSDGAKALRSKAGLANARLAYALYEEKFGTERWTSLKNAGARPQRPLWASTGVKDPDLNDTLYVDELVAPGTVNTMPEATLVAEADHGQVRGDTVRGTYDDARAHMAALKDAGVDYDDVVRVLEEEGVEKFEASWKELLGSISGELESKRSGA
- the tkt gene encoding transketolase; protein product: MTRDNSTFEWSDLDRRAVDVVRALAMDAVEEAGSGHPGTAMSLAPAAYLLFQRFLEHDPTDPDWAGRDRFVLSCGHSSLTLYIQLYLSGYPLTLDELKSLRKWGSLTPGHPEHGHTAGVETTTGPLGQGIANAVGMAMAARRERGLFDPDAPGGESPFDHTIWAICSDGDIEEGISHEASALAGHQRLGNLVLLWDDNHISIEDDTAIALSEDVRARYEAYGWDVHTVDWTENGDYAENVEQLAAAFAAAQAETSRPSFIALRTIIGWPAPNKKNTGKAHGSALGAEEVAATKKLLGLDPAESFQVPEDVLAHARGVSDRGRDAHARWNEKFQAWREANAERAAEFDRISERALPPGWEKALPTFPAGKEIATRAASGEVLAALAPVLPELWGGSADLAESNNTTMKGEPSFIPEEFQTKEFPGGPYGRTLHFGVREHAMGAICNGIALHGGTRPYGGTFLVFSDYMRPAVRLAALMKLPVTFVWTHDSIGLGEDGPTHQPVEHLWALRAIPGLDVVRPADAAETAVAWRTILEQNDRPAGLALTRQKLVTLDRGGELATADCTAKGGYVLADATDGRPDVIIIATGSEVSLALEAREALQAKGTPARVVSMPCVEWFDAQSDAYKQQVLPPGVRARVSVEAGISLGWRAYIGDAGESVSLEHFGASADYKTLYRQFGITADRVVAAAEASLIKANVKHAGRGETTGN
- a CDS encoding heme o synthase, encoding MPVAPPEPTMADPVARRSIGESVRAYVALTKPRVIELLLITTIPVMFVAAGGVPPLGTVLLTLAFGTMSAGAANAINCYIDRDIDAKMRRTRRRPLARAQVTPARALVFGITLAVLSTAGFALAVNPRAAAGSLFAILFYVFVYSLLLKRRTSQNVVWGGIAGCMPVLIGWTAVTDEITWTPFVLFAVVFFWTPPHTWTLAMRYREDYAVANVPMLPVVKGERRVIVESLVYTYATVACSLLLWPVGGMTPVYGAVAVVLGLVFLAEGHRLLKAVRAGMTGVHLRPMRFFHLSNVYLALLFVAVSVDPLLH
- a CDS encoding PrsW family intramembrane metalloprotease, whose amino-acid sequence is MARVDPKAVLEGRIPGRPPVGLIAGLTVSGLCAVAALGVDVLSGEGGFWVGLLLAVLPIPPLIALALALDRLEPEPPRALVFAFMWGAGVAVLGALVLNTAGLLYVTVPIFGEVDGHFVSATFGAPVIEETLKGAVLFGMLWLRRNEIDGFADGLIYAAMVGLGFAMMENITYYMRAFDDGGAQQLQAVFILRGLVAPLSHPLFTAMTGLGVAYAATHRRGQFLAPAAGLLGAMLLHGMWNGAASTGLAGLGVVYVLDACILGVLIVIVAVERRSTVRRIETYLPLYGATGLVTPADVRMLRSIPARRAARRWARTVGGPAAGRAMVDYQLAATELALLHKRADRGVADPQWFATRRDSLLDLMALARHAFLRTPPVPRANPPGGPPWAPRGPSGFLPPDLRKR